Below is a genomic region from Halictus rubicundus isolate RS-2024b chromosome 11, iyHalRubi1_principal, whole genome shotgun sequence.
GCTGTATCTCGAAGTATCTCCTCCTGGCAGCTAGTCTCATGTGTTCTTTACGGTGCTGGAGGATGAGCTCCCTTTCCGAAGAGGATCTGGAAAACCGTCCTCCTAAGCTGGAAGGTTCATTGTTGCTGaaatcaattaaattttattcagaAATTGTCTGTGTTTTCTTCCAACAAGTAACATTCGTGGTCCTGATGAAATGCGACTTGATATACCCCTATTATTGTTAAATTTGCCCCTGAACCGAATTGATCCCCCATAGAAAATCCtttgtgacaagtttcaagtcggtaccaTCCCTACCGCAAGGGTAGAAAGGGGAGTGAaagatcaatttggtttggtGGCACCTTATCCGGCTATAGATACACTAGCACACCTAATAAAGAATGATTCTATAGTTATGGGGATGATTAAGATGAAGATAAGATTACCTGTCAGCAATGGGAATGTCAAATCTTGGATCGGTGGGTGACGTTGAAGCGGCATTGGAGGAGACACTATTCTCAGTGTTACTAGTATGACTCTGAGGGACGGATTCCGACTGTGGTTCTTCGATTAGGTGATGAGGCGGGATCAGCACTCCATCGAGAATATTCTCGACGGTCCATTCGACTGATCTTGTCACTCTGAGGTCCTCCACAATCAGGTTGCGTGGGAAATGCGGAAACAGTTGCTGCACCTGGTTCAGTAACAAATAATTCGTAACAGAGGAACAGCTATTACGATCAATCAGATCAGAATTAAGCTATGttcacactgaagcaacatccAGTAACTTTTTTTGctgctcgatgttgcttcagtgtggacgtaACTTTGCTGGACAATAAACAATTTACAACGTACCTGTCTGATCATAGCATCCATTTGCGAGTTGTTGTGCGCAATGGTTGAAATGTCTCCACGCAGCCAATTATGCGAAACCTCGACGGAGAAGCTAGGTAACCAAGAAACATATCTCGAGCCGTCGAAATGAAAGAAGTGGTTCTCGTTCGTTCTGGCCAGTGTTTGGAGCTCGTTCGGTAGTGCCAGTGTGCTCTCCCGATGGTTCGGTTGCATGCTGAGCGCAAGCCTACACGTTGGGCAAGATGTATCCTGTTCCAGCCAGGATTGCAGACAGGAATTATGGAAGAGATGACAgcagggtagcttcctggccgcttCCATCTTCTCCCAGCAAATAGCGCAGTTGTCTGAGTTCTCGGCCAGCTCCTCTTGCCTTGCCATTGGGTAGCTGAAAAGATACATCGTTAAATCATAGCTTTCAAGACTGTAGGCTTAGCCCATGAAGTAccaaacttttattttttcatttttgctctAAATGGCATTATATTTGAAGTCGCCATGTTACGAGACTCACTCTGTACGTATGTACATGATGATGTCTATGATTGTATGTACAAACTTGCAGATATGTTCAGGTGTACACTACCCTGACCAATAACGACTCCCAAGGCAACTTACTTCTGCTCCATATGGTTCAATACAGCTAAATAGTTCCTGTGCTTCGTCAGTTTCCTTTGGATCTCGTAGAACAGGTACCTGAGCTGCATGCAGATCACCAAGGAGGCCATGCTGAGGAATATGTTGCTCCAGAGCAGCATGTGAACATGATGGAGGAAGTCCACGAATAGGACTATCAATTCAGCGATGAGGTCCGCGTAATAAGTCAAAGGACCCCGTTTGTCCCATGACCGTTGCGAGGGAGTCCCAGCTCCCCTGATGTCGTACAGGTGAATAATGTATCTCACCATGACGTGAAGAGTTCTCACGCTCAACAGAGTGCACTATTAATAAAAGAGGGGAGTATAATTAGCATTGTCTCCGCATTTGAAATTGTAATCGGGACTTTAACTAAAGCGTATTGCTCAGTTACCTCGGCCGCGGTAAACACGAACGTGTTGAAGGAGACGAAAATGACGGCTGCGGCCATGCATAAGAGTAACATGAAACAGGATAACGCCAGAATCGCGGCGAGCAGTCCGAGGAGCCTTGCATGACTCCAGCCGGGTGTTGTCGGCGAAAAGGACAACTGCAAAACAATCAAATGAACGTTCACAATTAATAGTTCACCTCAACGTGgtttattttgcatttttacGGACTGAACCTGCCGGGATCGGACAACTTTAGCTCTTCAGGTAGGTCATGAACGCTGATGAGGTTTTATATGTTACCATACCGCCTATAGGTTCGTTTCGACATTCCAGTTTGCTCAAGGATGTTCGAAGGACAACGTGTTATGcgtatatttaattttacacgGCAGGATCAACGGGATAGATATTCAATGCCTAATACGGCAGAGGTTCAGACATTATAAATTTGTATAGGCTTGAAatattccaaaaaaaaaaaaaaaatcagattaATTTTTTGTTGCAATATTTCCTATTTGCAAGTTGATCCACTGGTACGAATCGTTGCTGGCATGAATAGTCTCCTTACATAATAAAGTTGTACAATGTTGAATCACCGAGAATAGTCGTAGCAGTGTGTCATAATTTCTATGTTGAAAAAGAGGCACGTAACGATACGAACAAGGAAAA
It encodes:
- the LOC143358847 gene encoding E3 ubiquitin-protein ligase AMFR, giving the protein MEFLDRLPIPNLRVYTAISFAVLSCSVCYAAQIIEDPAWKSNHTVVEVELESDPRNLGMRLKELFECMLDEPICIWTLINMAYCVLILLGKTIQKLVFGELRVSERQHLKDKFWNFVFYKFIFVFGVLNVQYMDEVVLWWAWFTALGFLSLLSQLCKDRFEYLSFSPTTPGWSHARLLGLLAAILALSCFMLLLCMAAAVIFVSFNTFVFTAAECTLLSVRTLHVMVRYIIHLYDIRGAGTPSQRSWDKRGPLTYYADLIAELIVLFVDFLHHVHMLLWSNIFLSMASLVICMQLRYLFYEIQRKLTKHRNYLAVLNHMEQNYPMARQEELAENSDNCAICWEKMEAARKLPCCHLFHNSCLQSWLEQDTSCPTCRLALSMQPNHRESTLALPNELQTLARTNENHFFHFDGSRYVSWLPSFSVEVSHNWLRGDISTIAHNNSQMDAMIRQVQQLFPHFPRNLIVEDLRVTRSVEWTVENILDGVLIPPHHLIEEPQSESVPQSHTSNTENSVSSNAASTSPTDPRFDIPIADSNNEPSSLGGRFSRSSSERELILQHRKEHMRLAARRRYFEIQREANRRVSEATS